Within the Pseudonocardia alni genome, the region CCTCGGCAAGGACGTCCTGCTGGTCACCGATGGCCGCTTCTCCGGTGCGACGACCGGGCTGTGCGTCGGGCACGTCGCACCCGAGGCCGCCGACGGCGGACCGATCGCGCTCGTCCGCGACGGCGACACGATCACCCTGGACATGAAGGCCCGCACGATCGACATCGGCGTCGAGCCCGCCGAGCTGGAGCGGAGGCGCGCGGAGTGGACGTGCCCGGAGCCGACGAACCGGCGCGGGGTGCTGGGCAAGTACGCGAAGCTCGTGTCGTCCGCGGCCGACGGGGCTGTCTGCGGCTGACCCGCGTGGCCGGTGCGCCCGACGGACGGGCGTGCCGGCCGCGACGCACCCGACACCGCCCCGACACAGAGTCGCAACATCGGTCCCGCAGGCTGGTGGTGATGAGCACCGATCCCGGGACGACCGACGGCCTCTACCGGGTGCGGGTGCGGCTGCCCGACGAACCCGGTGCCCTGGCCGGGCTGACGGCGGCGCTGGCGCAGGTGCGCTGCAACATCCTCGCCCTGTCGGTGCACGGTCAGGACGCGCACTCCGTCGTCGACGAGCTGCTGGTGTCCGGGCCGTGCAGCGTCGGCGAGCTGTCGGTGGCGGTCTGCGGGGCGGCCCCCGGCGGTGGGGTCCTGGTCATGACCGCCGACCCGCACGACCTGGTCGACCCGCCCACCCGCGCACTGGACATCGTCGCCGCCGGCCGGAGCCCCGCCGACGGGATCGCCGCGCTGCTCGGCGCGTCGGGTGTCCGGACGCCGGGCCCGGACGAGCCGGGTGCGCGCGACGAGCACGACCTGGAGCTGACCGCGCCCGACGGCACCCGGCTTGTCGCCCGGCGGGCGGCGCCGTTCACCGTCACCGAGGTGGCCCGGGCCCAGGCGTTCCTGCGCGCGGTCGCGACGCGCCCGGAGTCCGACCCGCGCGGCTGGGCCGGGGCGTAGCGCACTCGGCGCACCGCAGGCGCCGGTCGGCGTAGCACGGAGGTCACGGCGCCGCCACCGCTGGCATCCTTCCGGCAGGACGATCGAGAACGGGCAGTACCCACACGGCCTCCGGCGGGCGTCCTCACCATCGCGAAACCGCCGCGACCCGTGGCGGCAACGATGGACGGTGATCGTTGCGTCATGGAGGCCGGTATGGGTGAGCTGTCGTCCCCGCGGGATCGGGACCGGGTGGGTGTGGTCGTGCCGTACGACTTCGCCCTCGACCGTGAGATGTGGCGGTGGGTCCCCGAGCCGGTCACCCTGAACGTGACCCGCACGCCGTTCGTCGCGACCCCGGCCGACGCCGCGCAGGCCCGGCTGATCTCCGACCCGGCCATGGTCCGGCAGGCCGCCCGCGACGTGCTGACACCGGGCCCCGCCGTGGTCGCGTACTCGTGCACCTCGGGCAGCTTCGTCGGTGGCGTGGCGGGGGAGGCCGCGCTGCGCGACGCGGTGCTGGCCGCGGGCGCGCCGGCGGCGGTCACGACGGCGGGGTCGCTGGTCGCGGCGTGCGCCGAGCTGGGGGTCACCCGGCTCGCCGTCGCCACCCCCTACGTCGACGACCTCACCGGGCTGCTCGCCGACTTCCTCGCCGGGTCCGGGGTCGACACCGTCGCCCGGCACGGCCTGGGCCTGCTCGGCCACATCTGGACGACGACCCCGGAGCAGGTCGCCGCGGCCGTGCGCGCCGCGGACCACCCCGACGCGCAGGCGGTCTTCGTGTCCTGCACCAACCTGCCCACCTACGACGCGATCGCCGTGCTGGAGCGCGAGCTCGGCAAGCCGGTGCTCACCGCGAACCAGGTGACGATGTGGGCCGCGCTGCGGGCGGCCGGGCACTCCGCCGTCGGCCCCGGGCAGACCCTCGTCGACAGCCCGTCCGTCCCGCCGTTGCTGCGGGTGGTGGACACCGCTGCCCCCGGCAGGACGGAACCCGGCCCGGCGGTCCTCGACCCGGCGGTCCTCGCCACCGCGGCCGAGCCGGGACCGGCGCCGCTGCTCAAGGTCCGCGTCGGGCTGCCCGACGAGTCCGGTGCGCTGGCCCGGCTGACCGCGGCCGTCGCCGAGGTCGGCGGCAACATCCTGTCGCTGTCGGTGCACGGCCGCGACGCGGGCACCGTCGTCGACGAGATGCTCGTCGGCGGCGGGGTGACCGCGGACCGGCTGTCGCGGGTGATCCGGCGACGGCTGCGCGGGTCCGGCCCGGACACCGTGCAGGTCACCCCGGCCGACCCGCACGAGCTGGTCGACGGACCCACCCGGGCGCTCGACCTCGTGGCCGCCGCCCGCGGCCGCGACGGGCTGTTCGACGGCCTCGCCGCGCTCCTGCACGCCGACGAGGTCGGCACCGGCCCGGTCGCGGCCGGGACGCACGTCCTGGAGCTCACCGCCCCGGCAGGCCCGCCGGTGCTGGCCGCCCGGGACTGGGCGCCGTTCACCGTCACCGAGCGGGCCCGCGGCGAGGCGTTCCTGCGCGCGGGCGCGGCGACCCCGCCGCCCCGGTCGACGGTGCTGCTGCCCGGCGGGGCCGAGCTCGCCGCGGAACCCGCGTCGGGGGAGGAGACCGCCGAGCTCGACGTGCTGCTGCGGACCTGCCTGGCCGGGGCACCGGCCGTGGACTGGACGGCCGCCGACCTCGCGGGGCTGCTGGCGCCCGTCGCCGGACCGGCGCTGCTGCTGCGCACCGCCGCCGGCGACCTGGTCGGGGTGGCCGCCCTGCTCGGCACCGACACCGGCGTGCCCGAGCCCGTCGTGGTGCTCCACCCGTGTCTGCGCGGGGCGGGCGTCGGCCGGTGGCTGCGCGGTCGGCTGGGCTCCGGGGTCGCCGCCTAACCTGCGGGGGTGCCCGACCACGCCCCGCACGACCACGCCCCGCACGACCACGGCCCGCACGACCCCGCCCTGGCCGACCGCGGTGGACCCCGCGCCGACCCCGGTGAGCCGGGCCCCGGCGGGCTCCCCGACGACTGGGAGGCCTGGCGCGCCCGGGTCGACCTCGACGACTACGACCGCAGGTGGGCGGCGATGGCCGCCGCCGGGGAGAACCCGCACGGCGAGGTCGACCTGGTCTGCGCGCTGCGCGGGGACGGCCCCGTCCTCGACGGCGGCTGCGGCACCGGCCGCGTCGCGATCGAGCTGGACCGGCGCGGCGTCGCGGTCGTCGGCGTCGACCCGGACCCGGACATGATCGCCGCGGCGCGGGCCAAGGCGCCTGCGCTGCGCTGGGTCACCACGGGCCTGGAGACCCTGGACCTGCCCGAGCGGTTCGGGCTGGTCGTGCTGGCGGGCAACGTGATCCCCTACGCCGAGGACCGCGCGGGGGTGGTCGCGGGCTGTGCCCGGCACCTGCGTCCGGGCGGCCTGCTGCTGGCGGGGTTCGCCGCACAGCCGGGCTGGCCCACCCCCGACGACCACGACGCCTGGTGCGCCTCCGCCGGGCTCGACCCGGTCGCGCGGTGGTCCACCTGGGACCGTGCGCCCTGGTCCGGCGGCGACTACGTGGTCGCCCTGCACCGCCGCGCCTGACCCGGGCGGCTCAGGGCCGGTCGGGCACCCGGCAGAGGACCTCGCCGTGCGGGATGACGATCCACCCGTCGGGGTGCGCCGCCCACTCCCGCCACGCCGCGGAGATCCCGTCCAGCTCGGACTCCCCGGCCAGCCCGCGCTCGACGGCCATCCGGCCGACGCCGGTGTGGATGCGGTCGGCCCACATCCCGCCCCAGGCGGCGCGGGCCTCCGGGGTCGCGTGGCACCAGACCGACGCCGACGGCGTCACCTCGGAGAATCCGGCCGCGTGCGCCCAGCCGAGCAGCCGTCGTCCGGCGTCGGGCTCGGCGTCGTTGCCGCGGGCGACGGCCCGGTACAGCTCCAGCCAGCGGTCCAGCCGCGGATCGTGCGGCCACCAGTGGAACCCGGCGTAGTCGGCGTCGCGGGCGGCGACCAGGCCGCCCGGTCGGGCGACCCGGCCCATCTCGCGCAGCACCGCGACCGGGTCGGACACGTGCTGGAGCACCTGGTGGGCGTGCACGACGTCCCAGGTGCCGTCCGGGTCGGACAGGGCGTAGCCGTCGTCGACGGCGAACTCCACCTCCAGGCCGCGGGCGGCGGCACCGGCGCGGGCCTGCTCCAGAGGTCCGGGCGCCACCTCGACGCCGCGGACCCGGCCGGGCGCGACCCGCTCGGCCAGGTCCGCGGTGATGCTGCCGGGGCCGCAGCCGACGTCGAGGAGGCTGGTGCCGGGCGTGAGCCGGTCCAGCAGGTAGGCGCACGAGTCCTCCGCGGTGCGGGCCGCGTGCGACCGGACGACGACGCCCGGATGGCCGTGGGTGTAGGTGTCGCGGGGCACGGGGTCAGCCTGGCACGGCGCTCAGCCGGGCACCCGGCGGATCCGGATCGGGCCCTTGGCCGTCGACGGGTCCACGACCCGGCCGGACTGCACGATCTCGACCCGCCCGGCGTCGACGAGCCGGCGCGCGGCCATCCGCGCGGGCTCCATGAGGTCGCGCCAGCCGTCGGGGTCGACGGCGCGGGCCGCCTCGGACGGGCAGATCGTCGCCCCGCCCCGACGCCGGTCGAGGAGCCCGGTGATCGCCGACTCCAGCTCGGTGTCGACCGGGCGGACCTTGCGCCTGCGGCAGCCCTGGGAGCAGTAGCGCACCTGCTCCCAGTCGTCGGCCCACTTCTTCCGCCACTCGATCCGCCGCCCGCAGACCACGCAGCTCTTCTCCTCCACGACCGCCATGGTCGTCCCGCACGCGGCGCTCCGCTCACCGAGAATTGTCAGGTGCCTTACTTTCAGGGCGTGGCGCGGGTGGGGAAGCGGGTACGGCAGTGGCTGGTCGTCGTGCACGTCGCGGTGTCGGTGGGGTGGATGGGCGCGGGCGCGGCGAACGTCGTGCTCGCCGCGTCGCGCTGGGTGCGGACCCGGCCACGGCGGCCGCCGGGTACCGGTTCGTCGACGTCGTCGACCGGTGGCCGGTCATCCCGCTGGCGTTCGCGGCGCTGGTCAGCGGGGTGGTCGTCGCGCTCGTGAGCCCGTGGGGCCTGACCCGGTACTGGTGGGTGCCGGCCAGCTGCCGCATTCCGTGGGCACCGGCGCGGCGCCGCGCCGGACGGGCCGCCGCGGCCCGGACCCCGGCCTGAGCAGCGCGCCCCCGGACCGTGGCACCGCCGGGCCGGGGGTCAGCTGCGGGCGAGCACGGCCGCGTCGAGCGCCTCGCGCATGGCGGCCTCCGGACCGGGACGCCCGGTCATGAGCTCGACCTGCGCGACCGCCTGCTGCAGCAGCATCTCCAGGCCGGACACGATCCGCGCCCCGGCCGCCGCCGCGCCGCCCGCGACCACGGTCGGCCACGGCGCGTAGACGGCGTCGAGCAGCACGGTCCCCGGCCGCCAGCGCGCACCGGCCAGTGCGTCGGCCGCCCCCGCCGGGAGGGTGGAGACGACCGCGTCGGCGCCCTCGAGCAGCCGCGCCGCGGCGGGCGGGTCGGTGAGCACCGCGTGCACCGTCACCTCGGTGCCGAGCCGCTCGGCCGTCCCGCGCAGCGCAGAGGTCCGCCCCGCGTCGCGGACCAGGACGTCGACGGCGTCGACCTCCATGTCGTGCAGCGCGGCGACGGCGGCCTGCGCGGTCCCGCCCGCCCCGAGCACCACGGCGCGCCCGCCCCCCGCGCCCGCGGCGCGCAGCGAGCGCGCGATGCCGGTGACGTCGGTGTTGTGCGCGGTCGCACCGGTGCCCTCGAACACCAGGGTGTTGCCGGCGCCGATCGCGGCCGCGCCGGGAGCGACGTGGTCGGCGACGTCGAGCAGCACCCGCTTGAGCGGCATCGTCAGCGACAGCCCCGCCCACTCCGGGCCGAGCCCGGCGACGAACCCGGCCAGGCCCGCCTCGTCGACCTCGTGCCGGTCGTAGTACCAGCCGGTCAGCCCGAGCGCGGTGTAGGCGGCGTTGTGCAGCGCGGGCGAGAGCGAGTGGGCGATCGGGGAACCGAGGACGGCGGCGCGGCGGACGGGGGACGTGCTCATCCGAGCAGTATCCCGTGGCGACTCAGACCGCCCGCGACGGCTCCCGCTGCGCGGCTCCCACGGTGCGCCGGGCCAGCGCCCAGCTCCACCAGCCGTGCACGACCAGCCCGGCGAACACGACGTAGACCGCGGCGGAGAACCACAGCCCCGAGGCCAGCTGCAGCGGCACGCCGACGGCGTCGACCAGCAGCCAGATCACCCAGAACTCGATGAACCGCAGGCCCTGGGCGAGGAACGCGACCGCGGTACCGACGAAGATCGCGGCGTCCGGCCAGGGCGCCCAGCTGGCGTCGAGCGCGTCGAGGACCAGCGCCATCACGACGGTGCCGCCGACGAGCAGCCCGACCAGTCCGAGCCGCTGCGCGGTGCTCGCCCGGCGCACCGCGAGGCCGTAGACCGGGTCGCGCCTGCGCAGCCACGCGACGAGCCCGAACACCGAGATGGCCAGCACGATGACCTGCCGGAACGCCAGCCCGCCCAGGTGCGCCGAGGCGTAGACGGTGAACAGCAGCACGCAGGCCGCCATCTGCACCGGCCAGGTCGCGAGGCTGCGCCGGCGCGCCAGGAACACCACGGCGATGGCGCCGATCTGCCCGACGAGCTCGGCCCACGACACGAACTGCCCGAACGCGGTCAGCCCGTGGTGCAGCAGGAGGTCCACGACGGTCCCCTTCCCGGACGCGGCGGGCGCGCCCTGTGTCGGCAGACAACGACGGGGCCGGCCCCGCCCATCCCCACCCGGTCCGGTGTGAGCGGACCCACACCGGCCTCGGACCGGGTGGACGCCGAGCCGGTCGCGGCGCACCCGGGTGACCGCACGGCCGTCGACCGGCACCAGGACGGCGTCGTGCGGGTCGACTCCGCACCGCACCGGGCTTCCGCGTCCGACCCCGTGGCGACGACGGTCCGCCACCGGGTGGGAGGCTGCACCGTGTGGGTGGTTCGGAGCGCACGGTCCTGGTCCTGGGTGGTCGCAGCGAGATCGGGCTGGAGGTCGCCGAACGGCTCGCCGCCGGGGACACCGACACGGTCGTGCTGGCCGCGCGCCGCCCCGGGGCGCTGACCGCGGAGGCCGCCCGGGTCCGGGCCGCGGGCGCCACGGTGGACACCGTCGCCTTCGACGCCGACGACCTCGCCGGCCACCGCCCGCTGCTCGACGACGTGACGGCGCGCCACGGCCGGATCGACGTAGCCGTCGTCGCGTTCGGGATCCTCGGCGACCAGGCCCGCGCCGAGACCGACGCCGCGCACGCCGCCGCGATCGTGCACACCGACTACCTCGCCCAGGTGCACCTGCTCACCGAGCTGGCCCAGGTGCTGCGCGCGCAGGGGAGCGGGACGCTGGTCGTCTACTCCTCGGTGGCGGGCGTGCGGGTGCGGCGCGCCAACTACGTCTACGGCAGTGCCAAGGCCGGGCTCGACGGGTTCGCCTCCGGCCTGGCCGACGCGCTGCACGGGACCGGGGTGCGGCTGGTGCTGATCCGCCCGGGGTTCGTCGTCGGCCGGATGACCGAGGGGATGAGCCCGGCGCCGCTGTCGTCGACGCCCGCGCAGGTCGCCGACGCGACGGTGCGTGCTGTCCGGCGCGGGCGGGGCAACGCCGACGTCTGGGTGCCCGGCACCCTGCGGCTGCTGTTCCTCGGGCTGCGGCTGCTGCCCCGTGCCGTCTGGCGTCGGATGCCCCGTTAGCGACACGGTCTACAGGCGAACGGTGTCCCGCGATCTGCGTGTGGCACTTCCCCTGGAGTGACCGGGCTCATATCGTCGCGTGCGCATCCTGTTGGACGACGACGTCTGAGGTGAACCACCGTGGGACACACCCGTGGAGCAATCGTTCGGAGCGCTCCGGGCAAGTACGAGGTCGTCGACCTCGAACTCGACGAGCCGCGCCCCGGCGAGATCGAGGTCAAGATGGTCGCGTCGGGGCTGTGCCACTCCGACGACCACATCGCCACCGGGGACATCCCGGTCGGCACCTACCCGTTCGCCGGTGGCCACGAGGGCTCCGGCATCGTCACCCGCGCCGGGGCCAACAAGAAGGGCCTCAAGGAGGGCGACCACGTCGTCTTCTCGTTCCTGCCCTCCTGCGGGCACTGCCGCTGGTGCGCCAGCGGCATGCAGAACCTCTGCGACCTCGGCGCGGGCCTGCTCGCCGGCACCCGCTGGGAGGAGCCCACCACCCGCCTGCGGCTCGCCGACGACGGCACCCCGGTCGGCCAGATGTGCGGCATCTCGACCTTCTGCGAGACCACCCTGGTCTCCGAGGACTCCTGCGTGAAGGTCCCCGACGACATCCCGCTCGAGGTCGCCTGCCTCGTCGGCTGCGGCGTCGGCACCGGCTGGGGCTCCGCGGTCAACGCCGGCGGCGTGCAACCGGGCCACACCACGATCGTCATGGGCATCGGCGGCATCGGGATCAACGCGGTCCAGGGTGCCTCGCACGCGGGCGCGGCGAACATCATCGCCGTCGACCCGGTCGCGCTGAAGCGCGAGAAGGCCCAGGAGCTCGGCGCCACGCACGCGGTGGAGACGATGGAGGAGGCCACCGAGATCGCGAAGCAGTTCACCAACGGTCAGGGCGCCGACCAGACCATCGTGACCGTCGGCGTCGTGAAGCCCGACCACGTCGGGCAGGCGATGGCCTCGATCCGCAAGGCGGGCACCGTCGTCGTCACCGCGCTCGGTGACATCAACTCCACCGAGCCGCTGCCGGTGTCGCTGGCCGACGTCACCCTGTTCCAGAAGCGCATCCAGGGCGCGATGTTCGGCATGTCCAACCCGAACTGGGACATCCTGCGCCAGCTGGAGCTCTACCGCGCCGGCGCGCTGAAGCTCGACGAGCTGGTCACCACCACCTACACGCTGGACCAGGTCGCGACGGCCTACGAGGACATGCACGCGGGCAAGAACATCCGGGGCATCATCCGCTACTGAGCACTGGCAGGCTCCGGGGCATGGTCTACGTACTCGACGGACACAACGACCTGCCCTGGGCGCTGCGCGAGCTCTCCGGCGGCGACCCGGCGCGCGAGCCGGACGTCGCCGCCGGGGACCCGCGGCTGCACACCGACCTCCCACGGCTGCGGGCCGGCGGGGTCGGCGCCCAGTTCTGGTCGGTCTACGTGCCCGGCGAGCTGGGCCACGACGAGGCGGTCACCGCGGTGCTCGACCAGGTGGACCGGGTGCGGCGGCTGCTCGCCGCCCACCCGGACGCCCTGGCGTTCGCCGACACCGCCGACGACGTCGACGCCGTCGTCGGCTCCGGGCGGGTCGCCTCCCTGATGGGGGCGGAGGGCGGGCACTGCATCGCCGACTCCCTCGCCGTGCTGCGGGTCCTGCGCGGGCTCGGGGTCCGCTACCTGACCCTGACCCACAACCTGAACAACAACTGGGCCGACTCGGCCACCGACACGCCCCGCCACGACGGGCTGTCGGAGTTCGGCCGAGGGGTCGTCGCCGAGATGAACCGGATCGGCATGATCGTCGATCTCTCGCACGTCGCACCGGCGACGATGCACCAGGCCCTCGCCGTCACCACCCGGCCGGTGCTGTTCACCCACTCCGGCGCCCGCGCCGTCACCGACCACCCGCGCAACGTCCCCGCCGACGTGCTGGAGGCCCTGCCCGGCAACGGCGGCGTGGTCATGGCGACGTTCGTGCCGCGCTTCGTCTCCGGCGCGGTCACCGACTGGGACACCCGCCTCGGCGAGGCGATGACCGCCGCCGGGCTCGACCACCGCGACCTCGCCGCCCGCGACCGGTTCGCCGCGACCTGGGACGGCCCGCCCGCGCCGCACGCGACGCTGGCCGACGTCGTCGCGCACGTCGAGCACCTGCGCGAGGCCGCGGGGATCGACCACGTCGGCATCGGCGGCGACTTCGACGGGACCTCCGCACTCCCCGACGAGCTCTCCGACGTCTCCACCTACCCGCGGCTGCTCGACGCGCTCGCCGACCGCGGATGGAGCGCGGAGGACCTGGCGAAGCTGGCCCACCGCAACGCGCTGCGGGTGCTGCGCGACGCCGACGCCTGAGCGCCCCGGCGCGAGGTCACGGCGTCC harbors:
- a CDS encoding methyltransferase domain-containing protein, producing the protein MPRDTYTHGHPGVVVRSHAARTAEDSCAYLLDRLTPGTSLLDVGCGPGSITADLAERVAPGRVRGVEVAPGPLEQARAGAAARGLEVEFAVDDGYALSDPDGTWDVVHAHQVLQHVSDPVAVLREMGRVARPGGLVAARDADYAGFHWWPHDPRLDRWLELYRAVARGNDAEPDAGRRLLGWAHAAGFSEVTPSASVWCHATPEARAAWGGMWADRIHTGVGRMAVERGLAGESELDGISAAWREWAAHPDGWIVIPHGEVLCRVPDRP
- a CDS encoding dipeptidase, translating into MVYVLDGHNDLPWALRELSGGDPAREPDVAAGDPRLHTDLPRLRAGGVGAQFWSVYVPGELGHDEAVTAVLDQVDRVRRLLAAHPDALAFADTADDVDAVVGSGRVASLMGAEGGHCIADSLAVLRVLRGLGVRYLTLTHNLNNNWADSATDTPRHDGLSEFGRGVVAEMNRIGMIVDLSHVAPATMHQALAVTTRPVLFTHSGARAVTDHPRNVPADVLEALPGNGGVVMATFVPRFVSGAVTDWDTRLGEAMTAAGLDHRDLAARDRFAATWDGPPAPHATLADVVAHVEHLREAAGIDHVGIGGDFDGTSALPDELSDVSTYPRLLDALADRGWSAEDLAKLAHRNALRVLRDADA
- a CDS encoding class I SAM-dependent methyltransferase, giving the protein MPDHAPHDHAPHDHGPHDPALADRGGPRADPGEPGPGGLPDDWEAWRARVDLDDYDRRWAAMAAAGENPHGEVDLVCALRGDGPVLDGGCGTGRVAIELDRRGVAVVGVDPDPDMIAAARAKAPALRWVTTGLETLDLPERFGLVVLAGNVIPYAEDRAGVVAGCARHLRPGGLLLAGFAAQPGWPTPDDHDAWCASAGLDPVARWSTWDRAPWSGGDYVVALHRRA
- a CDS encoding SDR family NAD(P)-dependent oxidoreductase encodes the protein MGGSERTVLVLGGRSEIGLEVAERLAAGDTDTVVLAARRPGALTAEAARVRAAGATVDTVAFDADDLAGHRPLLDDVTARHGRIDVAVVAFGILGDQARAETDAAHAAAIVHTDYLAQVHLLTELAQVLRAQGSGTLVVYSSVAGVRVRRANYVYGSAKAGLDGFASGLADALHGTGVRLVLIRPGFVVGRMTEGMSPAPLSSTPAQVADATVRAVRRGRGNADVWVPGTLRLLFLGLRLLPRAVWRRMPR
- a CDS encoding nicotinamide mononucleotide transporter family protein; protein product: MDLLLHHGLTAFGQFVSWAELVGQIGAIAVVFLARRRSLATWPVQMAACVLLFTVYASAHLGGLAFRQVIVLAISVFGLVAWLRRRDPVYGLAVRRASTAQRLGLVGLLVGGTVVMALVLDALDASWAPWPDAAIFVGTAVAFLAQGLRFIEFWVIWLLVDAVGVPLQLASGLWFSAAVYVVFAGLVVHGWWSWALARRTVGAAQREPSRAV
- a CDS encoding shikimate dehydrogenase is translated as MSTSPVRRAAVLGSPIAHSLSPALHNAAYTALGLTGWYYDRHEVDEAGLAGFVAGLGPEWAGLSLTMPLKRVLLDVADHVAPGAAAIGAGNTLVFEGTGATAHNTDVTGIARSLRAAGAGGGRAVVLGAGGTAQAAVAALHDMEVDAVDVLVRDAGRTSALRGTAERLGTEVTVHAVLTDPPAAARLLEGADAVVSTLPAGAADALAGARWRPGTVLLDAVYAPWPTVVAGGAAAAGARIVSGLEMLLQQAVAQVELMTGRPGPEAAMREALDAAVLARS
- a CDS encoding NDMA-dependent alcohol dehydrogenase, producing the protein MGHTRGAIVRSAPGKYEVVDLELDEPRPGEIEVKMVASGLCHSDDHIATGDIPVGTYPFAGGHEGSGIVTRAGANKKGLKEGDHVVFSFLPSCGHCRWCASGMQNLCDLGAGLLAGTRWEEPTTRLRLADDGTPVGQMCGISTFCETTLVSEDSCVKVPDDIPLEVACLVGCGVGTGWGSAVNAGGVQPGHTTIVMGIGGIGINAVQGASHAGAANIIAVDPVALKREKAQELGATHAVETMEEATEIAKQFTNGQGADQTIVTVGVVKPDHVGQAMASIRKAGTVVVTALGDINSTEPLPVSLADVTLFQKRIQGAMFGMSNPNWDILRQLELYRAGALKLDELVTTTYTLDQVATAYEDMHAGKNIRGIIRY
- a CDS encoding DUF2256 and DUF3253 domain-containing protein; this translates as MEEKSCVVCGRRIEWRKKWADDWEQVRYCSQGCRRRKVRPVDTELESAITGLLDRRRGGATICPSEAARAVDPDGWRDLMEPARMAARRLVDAGRVEIVQSGRVVDPSTAKGPIRIRRVPG
- a CDS encoding ACT domain-containing protein, giving the protein MSTDPGTTDGLYRVRVRLPDEPGALAGLTAALAQVRCNILALSVHGQDAHSVVDELLVSGPCSVGELSVAVCGAAPGGGVLVMTADPHDLVDPPTRALDIVAAGRSPADGIAALLGASGVRTPGPDEPGARDEHDLELTAPDGTRLVARRAAPFTVTEVARAQAFLRAVATRPESDPRGWAGA